One window from the genome of Streptococcus salivarius encodes:
- the queA gene encoding tRNA preQ1(34) S-adenosylmethionine ribosyltransferase-isomerase QueA, which translates to MNTNDFDFELPEELIAQTPLEQRDASKLLVIDPVTKEMTDTHFDHIIDQLNPGDALVMNNTRVLPARLYGEKPDTHGHVEFLLLKNTQGDQWEVLAKPAKRLKVGAKVSFGDGRLTATVTEELDHGGRIVEFSYDGIFLEVLESLGEMPLPPYIHEKLEDRDRYQTVYAKENGSAAAPTAGLHFTPELLQKIEAKGVKLVYLTLHVGLGTFRPVSVDNVDEHEMHSEFYTLSQDAADTLNSVKAAGGRIIAVGTTSIRTLETIGNKYDGQLQADSGWTNIFIKPGYQFTVVDAFSTNFHLPKSTLVMLVSAFAGREFVLDAYKHAVQERYRFFSFGDAMFVTRPAEK; encoded by the coding sequence ATGAATACAAACGATTTTGATTTTGAACTACCAGAGGAACTGATTGCCCAAACCCCATTGGAACAACGTGATGCTTCTAAACTCTTGGTCATTGATCCTGTAACCAAGGAAATGACTGATACCCACTTCGACCATATCATCGACCAGCTTAACCCTGGCGATGCCTTGGTCATGAACAATACGCGCGTGCTTCCTGCCCGCCTCTACGGTGAAAAGCCTGATACCCACGGCCATGTGGAATTTCTCCTTTTGAAAAATACCCAAGGCGATCAATGGGAAGTTTTGGCTAAGCCAGCCAAACGCCTTAAAGTAGGTGCTAAAGTCAGTTTTGGGGATGGACGCTTGACTGCCACTGTCACTGAGGAACTAGATCACGGTGGCCGTATCGTAGAATTTAGCTACGACGGTATCTTCCTTGAAGTTTTGGAAAGCTTGGGCGAGATGCCATTGCCACCTTATATCCATGAAAAATTGGAAGACCGCGACCGTTACCAAACAGTCTATGCTAAGGAAAATGGCTCTGCCGCTGCTCCAACAGCTGGTCTCCATTTCACTCCTGAATTACTTCAAAAGATTGAAGCTAAAGGCGTAAAATTGGTCTACCTCACCCTTCACGTTGGACTGGGAACCTTCCGACCTGTTTCTGTCGATAATGTCGACGAACATGAGATGCACTCAGAATTTTACACCCTCAGCCAAGACGCTGCCGATACTCTCAATAGCGTCAAAGCCGCTGGAGGACGCATCATTGCAGTGGGAACAACCTCTATCCGAACACTAGAAACAATCGGCAATAAATACGATGGTCAACTCCAAGCCGACTCAGGCTGGACCAATATCTTTATCAAACCAGGCTACCAATTCACAGTAGTAGACGCCTTCTCAACCAACTTCCACCTTCCAAAATCAACTCTGGTCATGTTGGTTTCAGCCTTTGCTGGTCGTGAATTCGTCCTTGATGCCTATAAACACGCCGTCCAAGAACGCTACCGCTTCTTCAGTTTCGGAGATGCCATGTTCGTCACACGACCTGCTGAGAAATAA
- a CDS encoding PepSY domain-containing protein: MKKTIKQKTVITLASLGLACSSVVVFANTAKATKSTGSTTQSSLTVDQAKEKALNESKSGQVIGYEQEAKFGKTVFEITILDGQNEKEYKIDGQTGDVLKSKTKDLTKDKDDKQLINASYKIDLAGAESQVKSKYPKSTIEKLQLDVENNTLVYDVSLTEGKKEIDLELDANTGQIVEEDIETEKD; encoded by the coding sequence ATGAAAAAAACAATTAAACAAAAAACAGTTATCACACTTGCATCACTTGGTCTCGCATGTAGTTCAGTAGTAGTGTTTGCTAATACTGCTAAAGCTACTAAAAGTACTGGGTCAACTACCCAATCAAGTTTGACGGTAGACCAAGCCAAAGAAAAAGCTCTCAATGAATCAAAAAGTGGTCAGGTAATCGGTTATGAGCAAGAGGCTAAGTTTGGAAAAACTGTTTTTGAAATTACTATTCTTGATGGTCAAAATGAGAAGGAGTACAAAATTGATGGTCAGACAGGGGATGTCTTGAAGTCTAAAACGAAAGACTTGACCAAGGATAAGGATGATAAGCAATTGATTAATGCTAGTTATAAGATTGATTTAGCTGGTGCTGAAAGTCAGGTTAAATCTAAATATCCTAAGTCTACTATTGAAAAATTGCAATTAGATGTTGAGAATAATACACTTGTCTATGACGTTAGTCTAACTGAGGGCAAGAAAGAGATTGATCTTGAACTTGATGCTAATACAGGCCAAATTGTAGAAGAAGACATTGAAACAGAAAAAGATTAA
- a CDS encoding VIT family protein, whose translation MEDKNFAERLNILRAGVLGANDGIISIAGVVIGVASATSNIWFILISALSAIFAGAFSMAGGEYVSVSTQKDTEEAAIAKEQALLDRSPEAARESLYQTFLSQGDCETAAEVKVNQAFNKNPIKVLVEEKYGVDLDEITNPWHAAVSSFLAFSVGSLPPALAIMLFPEPYRIPVTVVVVALTLLLTGYISAKLGKAPVKQAMLRNLTVGLLTMLVTFLVGHVFHVNV comes from the coding sequence TTGGAAGATAAGAATTTTGCAGAACGTTTGAATATTTTGAGAGCTGGTGTTTTGGGTGCCAATGATGGTATCATTTCCATTGCGGGAGTGGTTATCGGTGTGGCCAGTGCGACATCAAACATCTGGTTCATCTTGATTTCTGCCTTGTCAGCGATTTTTGCCGGTGCCTTTTCGATGGCAGGTGGCGAATATGTCAGTGTGTCAACGCAAAAAGATACTGAAGAAGCTGCTATCGCTAAGGAACAAGCCCTCTTGGACCGCTCTCCTGAGGCAGCTAGAGAGAGTTTGTATCAAACCTTCCTCAGTCAGGGGGATTGTGAAACAGCAGCTGAAGTTAAGGTTAATCAAGCCTTCAATAAGAATCCGATTAAGGTCTTAGTTGAAGAAAAATATGGGGTGGATTTGGATGAAATTACTAATCCATGGCATGCTGCTGTATCTAGTTTCCTGGCTTTTTCAGTTGGTTCCTTGCCACCAGCCCTAGCTATCATGTTGTTCCCAGAGCCTTACCGTATTCCTGTAACAGTGGTCGTGGTTGCTCTTACCTTGCTTTTGACTGGTTATATCAGTGCTAAGCTCGGAAAAGCACCTGTAAAACAAGCGATGTTGCGTAACTTGACAGTAGGACTCTTGACCATGCTTGTGACTTTCTTGGTCGGGCATGTCTTCCATGTAAATGTGTAA
- a CDS encoding 16S rRNA pseudouridine(516) synthase, with the protein MRLDKLLGQAGYGSRNQVKKLIRSRQVYVDGVLADRDNLNVDASLQTITVSGKELEHTPEVYYLMNKPAGVVSARKDKEHQTVIDLIKPEDQREGLYPVGRLDRDTEGLVLITNNGPLGFAMLHPRYHVAKTYYVEVNDVLGPDAPAFFESGVVFEDGTICQSAQLEILSSASDKSCARITISEGKFHQVKKMFLAYGVKVTYLKRISFGEFKLDEGLAVGSYRALTEAEKAILRTYLG; encoded by the coding sequence ATGCGTTTAGACAAATTATTAGGACAGGCAGGCTATGGTTCCCGCAATCAGGTCAAGAAGCTCATTCGTAGTCGTCAAGTTTATGTAGACGGTGTCTTGGCGGATCGAGATAATCTTAATGTGGATGCTAGTCTTCAAACTATCACGGTTTCTGGTAAGGAACTGGAGCATACGCCAGAAGTTTACTATCTCATGAATAAGCCAGCAGGTGTAGTGTCAGCTCGAAAGGACAAGGAACACCAAACAGTCATTGATTTGATAAAGCCTGAAGATCAGCGAGAGGGCCTTTATCCTGTGGGGCGTTTGGATAGAGATACGGAAGGCCTGGTGCTGATTACTAACAATGGTCCCTTGGGATTTGCCATGCTTCACCCACGTTATCATGTGGCTAAGACTTATTATGTCGAGGTCAATGATGTTCTTGGGCCTGATGCACCTGCATTTTTTGAGTCTGGTGTTGTTTTTGAAGATGGTACTATTTGTCAATCAGCTCAGCTGGAAATTCTAAGTTCTGCAAGTGACAAGAGCTGTGCTCGAATTACGATTTCTGAAGGCAAGTTTCATCAAGTGAAAAAGATGTTTTTGGCTTATGGCGTCAAGGTAACCTATCTTAAGCGTATTTCTTTTGGAGAGTTTAAGCTTGATGAAGGGTTAGCAGTAGGATCCTACCGAGCGTTAACGGAAGCGGAAAAAGCAATCTTACGTACTTATCTTGGCTAG
- the ald gene encoding alanine dehydrogenase has product MLIGIPKEIKNNENRVALTPAGVQSLVARGHVVLIETNAGLGSGFADADYANQGAKIVATAAEAWAAELVVKVKEPLAAEYGFLREDLLLFTYLHMAAAPELADAMVNAKTTGVAYETVRGQEGHLPLLVPMSEVAGRMAVQIGAHFLTKQEGGSGVLLGGVPGVPKGKVTIIGGGVVGTHAARIALGLGAQVTILDISAKRLSVLEEVFGSQIQTLMSNPLNIEASVRDADVVIGAVLIPGAKAPKLVTNDMVKQMRPGSVIVDVAVDQGGVVETADRVTTHDEPVYETHGVLHYAVANIPGAVARTSTIALTNVTLPYIEALAGKGFRKAINDDEGLRQGVTTYQGHITSKPVAKGLDREYTSIDELA; this is encoded by the coding sequence ATGTTAATTGGTATTCCAAAAGAAATCAAAAATAACGAGAACCGTGTGGCTCTAACGCCTGCTGGTGTGCAAAGTCTTGTAGCTAGGGGACATGTCGTGTTAATCGAAACAAATGCAGGCCTTGGCTCTGGTTTTGCGGATGCAGATTATGCCAATCAAGGTGCTAAAATCGTTGCAACTGCTGCAGAAGCCTGGGCAGCTGAGCTTGTGGTTAAGGTGAAAGAACCTCTTGCAGCAGAATATGGCTTCCTTCGTGAGGATCTTTTACTCTTTACCTACTTGCACATGGCAGCAGCTCCAGAATTGGCAGATGCTATGGTCAATGCTAAGACAACAGGTGTGGCCTATGAAACAGTACGTGGTCAAGAAGGTCACCTACCACTTTTGGTTCCAATGAGTGAAGTTGCAGGACGTATGGCCGTTCAAATCGGTGCTCACTTCTTGACCAAACAAGAGGGTGGCTCTGGCGTTCTCCTAGGTGGGGTACCTGGTGTTCCTAAAGGGAAAGTGACTATTATCGGTGGTGGTGTCGTAGGGACACATGCGGCCCGTATCGCACTTGGACTTGGGGCTCAAGTGACTATTCTTGATATCAGTGCCAAACGTTTGTCTGTCCTTGAGGAAGTCTTTGGTAGCCAAATTCAAACACTTATGTCAAATCCGCTCAATATTGAAGCGAGTGTTCGTGATGCTGATGTGGTTATCGGTGCTGTTCTTATCCCAGGTGCTAAAGCACCGAAACTTGTTACTAACGATATGGTTAAACAAATGCGTCCAGGTTCTGTTATTGTTGACGTTGCCGTTGACCAAGGTGGGGTTGTTGAAACTGCGGATCGCGTGACCACTCACGATGAGCCCGTTTATGAAACACATGGTGTCCTTCACTATGCCGTTGCAAATATCCCAGGAGCTGTGGCACGTACATCAACCATTGCCCTTACCAATGTCACTTTGCCTTATATCGAAGCCCTTGCAGGAAAAGGATTCAGAAAAGCCATTAACGACGACGAAGGTCTTCGTCAAGGGGTTACAACCTACCAAGGTCATATTACTAGCAAACCGGTTGCAAAGGGCTTAGACAGAGAGTATACATCAATTGATGAATTGGCATAA
- a CDS encoding ABC transporter ATP-binding protein: protein MKNNKKKTNHSSSFGRLWSYLQVYRFPLYLAIFLKIVSVIMSVLEPVVIGLAITELTKNTLNIIKGVEGAHINVPYVGLVLVFYLLRGLIYELAVYYSNYFMTNAVQATVQDMRNEMTEKINRTSVSYFDKHQFGDLLGRFTSDVETVSNALQQSFLQVVNAVFTLALVIGTVLYLNLQLGAIVVVTIPITYFGARFIMSKSQPYFKQQADALGTLNGFVQENLTGFNVLKLFGREDKSLDDFKEITEDLQKVGFKANFISGLMMPVLNGLSDLTYLIVAVLGGLQVLAGRLTIGNMQAFVQYVWQINQPIQNLTQLAGQLQSAKSSLDRIFQLMDEPDEANDATEVLEGDLTGRVSFKHVDFQYVADKPLIRDFNLEVNPGEMVAIVGPTGAGKSTIINLLMRFYDVTAGSISVDGHDIRNLSRQDYRKQFGMVLQDAWLFEGTIKENLRFGNLEATDEEIVEAAKAANVDHFIRTLPGGYNMEMNQESSNISLGQKQLLTIARALLADPKILILDEATSSVDTRLELLIQKAMKTLMQGRTSFVIAHRLSTIQEADKILVLKDGQIIEQGNHESLLADKGFYYDLYNSQFAEK from the coding sequence ATGAAGAATAATAAAAAGAAAACAAATCATTCCTCAAGTTTTGGCCGTCTTTGGTCATACTTGCAGGTTTATCGTTTCCCACTTTACCTAGCTATTTTCCTGAAAATTGTTAGTGTCATTATGAGTGTTCTCGAACCTGTGGTCATTGGTTTAGCCATTACCGAGTTGACTAAAAATACACTGAACATCATTAAGGGGGTAGAAGGGGCTCATATCAACGTGCCCTACGTTGGGTTAGTTTTGGTCTTTTACCTCTTGCGTGGTCTCATTTATGAGTTGGCTGTCTACTATTCTAACTATTTCATGACCAATGCTGTGCAAGCAACGGTTCAGGATATGCGAAATGAGATGACTGAGAAAATCAATCGTACCTCAGTGTCATACTTTGATAAGCATCAATTTGGAGACCTTTTGGGTCGCTTTACGAGTGACGTTGAGACAGTTTCGAATGCCTTGCAGCAGTCCTTCTTGCAGGTTGTCAATGCCGTCTTTACTCTAGCCTTGGTTATTGGGACAGTGCTTTACCTTAATCTTCAATTGGGAGCTATAGTTGTCGTCACTATTCCCATTACTTACTTTGGCGCTCGCTTCATTATGAGTAAGTCTCAACCTTACTTTAAGCAGCAGGCTGATGCCCTAGGTACTCTTAACGGTTTTGTTCAGGAAAATCTGACTGGTTTCAATGTGCTTAAACTTTTTGGCCGTGAGGATAAATCTTTAGACGACTTTAAAGAGATTACGGAAGACCTTCAGAAGGTAGGTTTTAAGGCCAATTTCATTTCAGGCCTCATGATGCCTGTACTTAATGGTTTATCTGACTTGACCTATCTAATTGTCGCTGTTCTAGGTGGTTTGCAAGTTTTGGCTGGTCGCTTGACGATTGGTAATATGCAGGCCTTTGTTCAGTACGTTTGGCAGATTAATCAACCTATTCAGAACTTGACTCAGTTAGCTGGACAATTGCAGAGTGCTAAGTCTTCTTTGGACCGTATTTTCCAACTGATGGATGAACCAGACGAGGCTAATGATGCTACTGAAGTGCTTGAAGGAGATTTGACCGGTCGGGTTAGCTTTAAGCATGTAGACTTCCAGTATGTGGCTGATAAACCTTTGATTCGTGACTTTAATCTTGAAGTCAATCCTGGCGAAATGGTCGCTATTGTCGGCCCAACTGGTGCCGGAAAATCAACGATTATCAATCTTCTCATGCGTTTCTATGATGTGACTGCAGGTTCTATCTCGGTTGATGGTCATGATATTCGTAACTTATCACGTCAGGATTATCGTAAACAGTTTGGTATGGTACTTCAGGATGCTTGGCTCTTTGAAGGAACTATCAAGGAAAATCTTCGCTTTGGTAATCTTGAGGCAACTGACGAAGAAATTGTTGAAGCCGCTAAGGCTGCCAATGTGGACCACTTTATCCGTACGCTACCTGGCGGTTACAACATGGAAATGAACCAGGAATCAAGTAACATTTCACTGGGACAAAAGCAACTTTTGACCATTGCGCGTGCGCTTTTGGCTGATCCGAAAATTTTGATTTTGGACGAGGCAACCTCATCAGTTGATACCCGTTTGGAACTCTTGATTCAAAAGGCTATGAAGACTCTCATGCAGGGTCGAACAAGCTTTGTCATCGCTCACCGTTTATCAACTATCCAAGAAGCAGACAAGATTTTGGTCCTTAAAGATGGTCAAATCATCGAACAAGGGAACCATGAATCCCTTCTTGCAGATAAAGGCTTCTATTACGATTTGTATAATAGCCAGTTTGCAGAGAAATAA
- a CDS encoding nucleoside phosphorylase translates to MLLTEFDDNRQAIINPQDLHEPIEGFPKVVISCFSRVTFARLLENYDHEVIARTSMANFEVVVYGITIGDQQIGAFNAPVGAASCVGIIEDLIQFGMEKLVLFGTCGVLDRDIEATSIIIPTAALRDEGTSYHYLPASDEVEVNKKTLPLFQAFLESHKVSYQSGKVWTTDAPYRETIDKMKRRKEAGAICVDMECSAVAALAAYRGFELCYFFYAADHLSEEKWDIRTLSSHEDLDEKDKVALLALEFACDWSTP, encoded by the coding sequence ATGCTACTAACTGAATTTGATGATAATAGACAAGCGATTATCAATCCACAAGACTTACACGAACCAATTGAAGGATTTCCCAAAGTTGTCATCTCTTGCTTTTCAAGAGTAACTTTTGCTCGCCTCCTTGAGAATTATGACCATGAGGTCATTGCAAGAACCTCTATGGCTAATTTTGAAGTCGTGGTCTATGGAATCACTATTGGAGACCAACAGATTGGTGCCTTTAATGCACCAGTTGGGGCTGCTTCCTGTGTGGGGATTATTGAGGACCTAATTCAATTTGGGATGGAAAAACTCGTTCTTTTTGGGACCTGTGGAGTTTTAGATCGAGATATCGAAGCGACCTCCATCATCATTCCAACAGCTGCTCTTCGCGACGAGGGGACCAGTTACCACTATCTTCCAGCTAGTGATGAAGTGGAAGTAAACAAGAAAACCCTTCCGCTCTTCCAAGCCTTTCTGGAAAGCCACAAGGTTTCCTATCAGTCAGGAAAAGTGTGGACGACAGATGCACCGTACCGGGAAACCATCGACAAGATGAAGCGACGAAAGGAAGCAGGAGCCATCTGTGTGGATATGGAATGTTCAGCAGTGGCAGCTTTAGCAGCTTATAGAGGCTTTGAGCTCTGCTATTTCTTCTACGCGGCAGACCACCTCTCGGAAGAAAAATGGGATATCCGAACCTTATCTAGTCATGAGGATTTAGATGAAAAGGACAAGGTAGCTTTATTAGCTTTGGAGTTTGCGTGTGACTGGAGTACACCTTAA
- a CDS encoding alpha/beta fold hydrolase: protein MFTIQRNHLSDPGVDYVTFGKGDKTLIIITGLSLQRLGDMSNLAIYSLFYRYAKEYTVYIFDRRDHIEEGITIEDMADDLYQSLQELHIDNAPIIGISQGGMIAQLFAIKYPQKVKKLVLALTFSRNNDISRETIGGWIEMVENGEIAKLNKDSMCKTFSSPVLKKLYVINKLFLKTVSVEKQERFVRLANSILEFDCYKSLDKITCPTLVLGAKNDLVLGVGGARELANSIPKASYYEFSKQGHAAFIESNQFNKMILEFLRKNA from the coding sequence ATGTTTACCATTCAAAGAAATCATTTGTCGGACCCAGGTGTAGACTATGTCACTTTTGGTAAGGGAGACAAAACTCTTATTATCATTACGGGATTAAGTTTGCAACGATTAGGTGATATGTCCAACCTTGCCATTTACTCGCTATTTTATCGATACGCTAAGGAGTATACGGTCTATATTTTTGATAGAAGGGACCACATCGAAGAAGGCATTACTATTGAGGATATGGCGGATGACCTTTATCAGTCCTTGCAAGAATTACATATTGATAATGCTCCTATCATAGGCATATCACAGGGAGGTATGATTGCTCAGCTATTTGCTATCAAGTATCCTCAAAAGGTGAAAAAGCTAGTATTAGCTCTGACATTCTCTCGAAATAATGATATCAGTAGAGAAACCATTGGAGGCTGGATTGAAATGGTAGAAAATGGTGAGATAGCTAAGCTCAATAAGGATTCAATGTGTAAAACATTTTCGTCACCTGTTTTAAAGAAATTATATGTGATTAATAAACTATTCTTGAAGACTGTGAGTGTTGAAAAACAAGAACGATTTGTCCGTTTAGCCAACTCTATTCTTGAGTTTGACTGCTATAAGTCGCTTGATAAAATCACTTGTCCGACCCTTGTTCTGGGAGCCAAAAACGATTTAGTTCTGGGTGTGGGTGGTGCAAGGGAACTTGCAAATAGCATTCCAAAAGCCTCCTATTATGAGTTTAGCAAACAGGGGCACGCGGCCTTTATTGAAAGTAATCAATTTAATAAAATGATATTAGAATTTCTGCGAAAGAATGCTTAG
- a CDS encoding amidohydrolase: protein MTEAFYNHLAKTRHQIHQHPEVSEEEHETTVFLKAYLKNLGIEPLNYPLKTGLIAEIGSGHPIIALRADIDALPIKEKTGLPYASDNGAMHACGHDFHQTSLIGAAHLLKEREAELKGTVRLIFQPAEENFQGAYQVIEAGGIEGVSAIIGYHNNPHLKPGQIGLRSGAIMAGVEQFRVDVKGVSSHAARPDLGVDTVLVTTTIINNLQQIVARTVSPFESAVLSVTHIEVGNTWNVLPAAGFFEGTIRTFEPKVREDVIARFEKVVQATADQFGAEVEISWGNSPYVTYNDHTLTPLIFENSKAFAEVIETLPSTGGEDFAAYQKEIPGVFAFVGSNGEENAPDWHHDDFLVKDEALPVAVNYYVENALFLLDYFKEKGK from the coding sequence ATGACAGAAGCATTTTACAATCATTTAGCAAAGACGCGTCATCAGATTCACCAACATCCAGAGGTTTCTGAGGAGGAGCATGAGACGACAGTCTTTTTGAAAGCTTATTTGAAAAATTTAGGTATTGAGCCTTTAAATTATCCCTTGAAGACAGGACTCATCGCTGAGATTGGGTCAGGTCATCCTATTATTGCCTTGCGTGCTGATATTGATGCCCTACCGATTAAGGAAAAGACAGGACTTCCTTATGCTAGCGACAATGGTGCCATGCATGCTTGTGGTCATGATTTTCACCAGACCTCTCTGATTGGAGCTGCTCATCTTTTAAAAGAAAGAGAAGCAGAGCTTAAGGGGACCGTTCGATTAATTTTTCAACCGGCTGAGGAAAATTTCCAAGGGGCCTATCAGGTCATTGAAGCGGGCGGTATTGAGGGTGTATCAGCTATTATCGGTTATCACAATAATCCTCACTTGAAACCTGGTCAGATTGGTCTTCGTTCAGGTGCTATTATGGCAGGAGTGGAGCAGTTTAGGGTTGATGTCAAGGGTGTTTCGTCCCATGCGGCCCGTCCTGATTTGGGTGTGGATACAGTCTTGGTTACTACGACTATCATTAATAATTTACAGCAAATTGTGGCTCGGACGGTATCGCCCTTTGAATCAGCTGTATTGTCAGTCACTCATATCGAAGTTGGAAATACCTGGAATGTTCTTCCGGCAGCCGGCTTTTTCGAAGGAACGATTCGAACCTTTGAGCCTAAGGTTCGGGAAGATGTCATTGCTCGCTTTGAAAAAGTTGTTCAGGCGACAGCAGACCAGTTTGGTGCTGAGGTAGAGATAAGCTGGGGCAATTCACCTTACGTGACCTACAATGACCATACTCTCACACCACTCATCTTTGAAAATTCTAAAGCCTTCGCAGAAGTGATTGAAACGCTGCCATCAACAGGGGGCGAAGACTTTGCGGCCTATCAAAAGGAAATACCAGGAGTCTTTGCCTTTGTTGGCTCAAATGGTGAAGAAAATGCACCAGACTGGCACCATGATGATTTCCTTGTGAAAGATGAGGCCTTGCCAGTAGCTGTGAATTACTATGTGGAAAACGCCCTTTTTCTACTTGACTATTTTAAGGAGAAAGGCAAATGA
- a CDS encoding glucosamine-6-phosphate deaminase, translating into MKKILVKNQVEGGQVAFDLLKESLAAGAQTLGLATGSSPIALYQEMVESDVDFSELYSVNLDEYVGLAPDHEQSYHAFMKAQLFDAKPFKESFLPDGMAEDLDQAAKDYDDVLAQHAIDLQILGIGSNGHIGFNEPGTPFDSQTHVVDLTDSTIEANSRFFASRDQVPTKAISMGIASIMAAKKIILFAYGDKKADAIFKMVKGPVTEEVPASVLQNHPDVTLILDEAAAAKL; encoded by the coding sequence ATGAAAAAGATTTTAGTTAAGAATCAAGTTGAGGGAGGCCAAGTTGCCTTTGATCTTCTTAAAGAGAGCCTTGCAGCGGGTGCTCAAACATTGGGCTTGGCGACAGGTAGTTCACCTATCGCCCTTTACCAAGAGATGGTTGAAAGCGACGTGGATTTTTCGGAACTTTACAGCGTCAATTTGGATGAGTACGTTGGACTGGCACCAGACCATGAGCAGAGCTATCATGCCTTTATGAAGGCTCAACTCTTTGATGCCAAGCCATTCAAGGAAAGCTTCTTGCCTGACGGCATGGCTGAGGACTTGGATCAGGCGGCTAAGGATTACGATGACGTCTTGGCACAACATGCCATTGATTTGCAAATCCTAGGAATTGGAAGTAATGGGCATATTGGTTTTAATGAGCCAGGTACGCCTTTTGATAGTCAAACTCATGTGGTCGACTTGACTGACAGCACCATTGAAGCCAATAGCCGTTTCTTTGCCAGTCGTGATCAAGTCCCTACAAAGGCTATTTCGATGGGGATTGCTTCTATTATGGCTGCTAAGAAGATTATCTTGTTTGCCTATGGCGACAAGAAGGCAGATGCCATTTTCAAGATGGTCAAGGGTCCGGTGACAGAGGAAGTCCCAGCTAGTGTCTTGCAAAATCATCCTGATGTGACTCTTATCCTAGATGAGGCAGCCGCTGCGAAATTGTAA
- a CDS encoding rhodanese-related sulfurtransferase: MAKPIRVLLYYKYLPIENAEQFAADHLAFCKSIGLKGRILVADEGINGTVSGDYETTQKYMDYVHSLPGMEDLWFKIDEEEEQAFKKMFVRYKKEIVHLGLEDDNFDSDINPLETTGAYLSPKEFKDALLDEDTVVLDTRNDYEYDLGHFRGAIRPDIRNFRELPQWVRDHKEEFMDKRVVVYCTGGVRCEKFSGWMVREGYKDVGQLHGGIATYGKDPEVQGELWDGKMYVFDERIAVDINHVDPVVVGKDWFDGTPCERYVNCGNPFCNRRILASEENEDKYLRGCSHECRVHPRNRYVSENGLNQEEVVERLAAIGEILDVTPA, translated from the coding sequence ATGGCAAAACCTATTCGAGTATTGCTTTATTATAAATACCTTCCCATCGAAAATGCTGAGCAATTTGCGGCTGACCACTTGGCCTTCTGTAAGTCAATCGGCCTCAAAGGACGTATCCTAGTCGCTGACGAGGGAATCAATGGAACGGTTTCTGGTGACTATGAAACCACTCAAAAATACATGGACTACGTTCACAGCCTTCCAGGGATGGAGGACCTTTGGTTCAAGATTGATGAGGAAGAGGAGCAAGCTTTCAAGAAGATGTTTGTTCGCTACAAGAAGGAAATCGTTCACCTTGGCTTAGAGGATGATAACTTTGACAGCGACATCAATCCGCTTGAAACAACGGGTGCCTACTTGTCACCAAAAGAGTTTAAAGACGCCCTTTTAGATGAGGACACAGTTGTCCTTGACACACGTAATGACTATGAGTATGACCTTGGTCACTTCCGTGGAGCCATTCGTCCAGACATTCGCAACTTCCGTGAATTGCCACAATGGGTCCGTGACCATAAAGAAGAGTTCATGGACAAGCGCGTGGTTGTGTACTGTACTGGTGGTGTCCGCTGTGAGAAATTCTCAGGTTGGATGGTCCGTGAAGGCTACAAAGATGTTGGTCAATTGCACGGTGGAATTGCCACTTACGGAAAAGATCCAGAGGTTCAAGGAGAGCTTTGGGATGGTAAGATGTATGTCTTTGACGAGCGTATTGCCGTTGATATCAACCATGTAGACCCTGTCGTTGTCGGTAAGGATTGGTTCGATGGGACGCCTTGCGAACGCTATGTCAACTGCGGTAACCCATTCTGTAACCGTCGTATCCTTGCCTCAGAGGAAAATGAAGATAAATACCTCCGTGGCTGCTCACATGAATGCCGTGTTCACCCACGCAACCGTTATGTCTCTGAAAATGGTTTGAACCAAGAAGAAGTTGTCGAACGTCTTGCGGCAATTGGTGAGATCTTGGATGTAACGCCTGCTTAA